TCTGAGGCAGGTGTTGGATTTTTCAAGGAGATTGAAGCACCTTTGAGTTCCGGATATTTGTTAGGGCCTGAACTCTGTTCTTTAAATTGCGATTCTTCAATAACTTTGAGCGTCCATCCTGCTGCTGTACCACGTAAGTCAGTAACTTGAACATAATCTGGTGTTACTGTATTTGATTGGAAATACTTCTGAGCTTTGGCAAGGTAGGTCTGATCATCATGCGAAATACTGTGCGTGCCAAAATCAAAACTTGAAGCAAAATCAATGGTTAAGGTTCCGTTTCCACCTGGAGCAGGCTTGCTCCCGTCTGGATTTTCTGGACTAACTGGATCAGTCGGATCGGGCTGATTGGGATCCACAGGCGGAGTTGTTCCTGATCCGGCGGTAAAGCCAATCTTAGCATCTGATTGATAGGCTACTGTGTCCGCATCTGTCTGTACAGTTGCTCCCAGAATCATCAAGAAAAGAGGCACGCTAAGCAAAAATGTTTTTTTCACGAAAGCCTCCTTTTTTAGTAAGAACCCTTAGTTCGCAGGGGTGTCATTCAGCGTCCAAGTCAAGTTTGTCTTGTAAGTGTCTACTGCACCTACACCAGCTGGAACTTTCAATGTGATTGGAGATTTTGTTGATACGGCTGTCAAGTCAAGTTTTGCTCCACCATTTTCTTGGTAAGCAGCATTATTTGCTGCAAGTGTTGAGTTATCTGTACCACTTACCCCAGCGCCAGCACCGAGAACCCAAGTCCCTGTACCTTCGTTAGCGTTAGCTGCCATAACTTTTTGCGCTTGTCCTGGTGTTAATTCGCCAGAAGCTTGGACGAATGATGGCGCTGTTGTCAAACCTGCTGTATAAGCGCCTGTATAACCAAGCGTTGCGCCTGTCAATGCTTCACCAGAAGCTCCGACAAATCCCGCTGCATCTTCTGTAACTGTCAAAGTCCAGCCAGCTGCTGTACCACGCAAGTCAGAAACTTGGACGTAGTCAGGACGTGTAGTACCATCACTCAAAGCTTGCGCATGAGCATAGAATGTTTGTGCTTGTCCCGAAATCTTTTGAGTACCAAAAGCCAAAGATGACGCAAAGTCAATTGACAAACTTCCGCCTGTACCTGGATTTGTAGGGACACTTGGATCTGGATTTTCTGGTACCACAGGTTTTGTTGGGTCTGTTGGGTCGACTGGGTTTGTGCCATCGCCTGGTGTCAATGTAACTTGAGCATCAGAGCTATAGT
The DNA window shown above is from Lactococcus sp. S-13 and carries:
- a CDS encoding WxL domain-containing protein translates to MKSPLLKSSALLTALLIAGTGVAQVASAATSVDYSSDAQVTLTPGDGTNPVDPTDPTKPVVPENPDPSVPTNPGTGGSLSIDFASSLAFGTQKISGQAQTFYAHAQALSDGTTRPDYVQVSDLRGTAAGWTLTVTEDAAGFVGASGEALTGATLGYTGAYTAGLTTAPSFVQASGELTPGQAQKVMAANANEGTGTWVLGAGAGVSGTDNSTLAANNAAYQENGGAKLDLTAVSTKSPITLKVPAGVGAVDTYKTNLTWTLNDTPAN
- a CDS encoding WxL domain-containing protein gives rise to the protein MKKTFLLSVPLFLMILGATVQTDADTVAYQSDAKIGFTAGSGTTPPVDPNQPDPTDPVSPENPDGSKPAPGGNGTLTIDFASSFDFGTHSISHDDQTYLAKAQKYFQSNTVTPDYVQVTDLRGTAAGWTLKVIEESQFKEQSSGPNKYPELKGASISLKNPTPASDTNQNAPATQEVLNLLPNTETTVAHATSGQGAGTWVIRWGDQSSLQTQDGTTFTPNVTLFVPGSSPKDAAAYTTSLRWLLSDLPANK